The following are from one region of the Rhipicephalus microplus isolate Deutch F79 chromosome 1, USDA_Rmic, whole genome shotgun sequence genome:
- the LOC119178505 gene encoding juvenile hormone acid O-methyltransferase-like isoform X4, with protein sequence MAPSCSETKRNDRLPPMQRAATNSPRLSAIQYAKNNGPQKKHNELVLAFCQPAFLVEPSDTLRILDVGCGTGDFTRDGLLPCCLPCAKIVGVDVSPEMIEHARRHSEHEKIEYELLNIGGNVTEFLRRYGHFDRVYSFYCLQWLKDQSTALKNIASLLFPGGQCLLVIPASQQPAAVWNRLAQMDRWKKYSEILTKHVSKSHTMKSKKEQLAYMSAMLREAHLSPSIFVLPRLVTFEGWSEEDVIAAHMGIVPINLLVAEEEKNQLLEDVTTLVKEIHGPGSDQSLFRNYVIMATKY encoded by the exons ATGGCACCATCATGTTCAGAAACCAAGAGAAATGACCGATTACCACCTATGCAGCGTGCTGCCACAAATTCACCTCGTTTGTCAGCCATCCAGTACGCCAAGAACAACGGCCCTCAAAAAAAGCACAACGAACTCGTTCTTGCTTTTTGCCAGCCGGCATTTCTCGTTGAGCCAAGTGACACACTGCGGATATTAGACGTCGGATGTGGAACTGGTGACTTCACACGAGATGGCCTATTACCCTGCTGTCTACCATGCGCAAAGATAGTCGGCGTTGACGTCAGTCCCGAAATGATCGAGCACGCGAGGCGACACTCAGAACACGAGAAGATCGAGTACGAATTGTTGAACATCGGTGGAAACGTTACAGAGTTTCTCAGGCGATATGGACATTTCGACCGAGTTTATTCCTTTTACTGTCTTCAGTGGCTAAAAGACCAGAGTACGGCATTGAAGAACATTGCGTCGCTGCTGTTTCCAGGAGGGCAGTGTCTCCTCGTGATTCCCGCTTCCCAGCAACCAGCTGCTGTCTGGAACCGCCTAGCCCAGATGGACCGCTGGAAAAAGTACTCAGAG ATATTGACGAAGCACGTTTCGAAGAGCCACACCATGAAAAGCAAAAAGGAGCAGTTGGCATACATGTCGGCGATGCTACGTGAAGCCCACCTGTCACCCTCCATTTTCGTCCTGCCCAGGCTGGTGACATTCGAGGGATGGTCGGAGGAGGATGTAATCG CGGCGCATATGGGCATCGTTCCTATCAACCTCCTCGTTGCTGAAGAAGAAAAGAATCAGCTCCTTGAAGACGTCACGACGCTTGTCAAGGAAATACATGGCCCCGGATCTGACCAGTCACTTTTCCGGAACTATGTCATCATGGCTACAAAGTATTAG
- the LOC119178505 gene encoding juvenile hormone acid O-methyltransferase-like isoform X3 has translation MRAQLHRFVLQASGPWLTRLFPSLHAMKQRLTTAKNTVNSGHSMAPSCSETKRNDRLPPMQRAATNSPRLSAIQYAKNNGPQKKHNELVLAFCQPAFLVEPSDTLRILDVGCGTGDFTRDGLLPCCLPCAKIVGVDVSPEMIEHARRHSEHEKIEYELLNIGGNVTEFLRRYGHFDRVYSFYCLQWLKDQSTALKNIASLLFPGGQCLLVIPASQQPAAVWNRLAQMDRWKKYSEILTKHVSKSHTMKSKKEQLAYMSAMLREAHLSPSIFVLPRLVTFEGWSEEDVIAAHMGIVPINLLVAEEEKNQLLEDVTTLVKEIHGPGSDQSLFRNYVIMATKY, from the exons AAAACACGGTAAACTCTGGGCATTCGATGGCACCATCATGTTCAGAAACCAAGAGAAATGACCGATTACCACCTATGCAGCGTGCTGCCACAAATTCACCTCGTTTGTCAGCCATCCAGTACGCCAAGAACAACGGCCCTCAAAAAAAGCACAACGAACTCGTTCTTGCTTTTTGCCAGCCGGCATTTCTCGTTGAGCCAAGTGACACACTGCGGATATTAGACGTCGGATGTGGAACTGGTGACTTCACACGAGATGGCCTATTACCCTGCTGTCTACCATGCGCAAAGATAGTCGGCGTTGACGTCAGTCCCGAAATGATCGAGCACGCGAGGCGACACTCAGAACACGAGAAGATCGAGTACGAATTGTTGAACATCGGTGGAAACGTTACAGAGTTTCTCAGGCGATATGGACATTTCGACCGAGTTTATTCCTTTTACTGTCTTCAGTGGCTAAAAGACCAGAGTACGGCATTGAAGAACATTGCGTCGCTGCTGTTTCCAGGAGGGCAGTGTCTCCTCGTGATTCCCGCTTCCCAGCAACCAGCTGCTGTCTGGAACCGCCTAGCCCAGATGGACCGCTGGAAAAAGTACTCAGAG ATATTGACGAAGCACGTTTCGAAGAGCCACACCATGAAAAGCAAAAAGGAGCAGTTGGCATACATGTCGGCGATGCTACGTGAAGCCCACCTGTCACCCTCCATTTTCGTCCTGCCCAGGCTGGTGACATTCGAGGGATGGTCGGAGGAGGATGTAATCG CGGCGCATATGGGCATCGTTCCTATCAACCTCCTCGTTGCTGAAGAAGAAAAGAATCAGCTCCTTGAAGACGTCACGACGCTTGTCAAGGAAATACATGGCCCCGGATCTGACCAGTCACTTTTCCGGAACTATGTCATCATGGCTACAAAGTATTAG
- the LOC119178505 gene encoding juvenile hormone acid O-methyltransferase-like isoform X1, translating into MSPQFHRFVLQASGPWLTRLFPSLHAMKQRLTTAKNTVNSGHSMAPSCSETKRNDRLPPMQRAATNSPRLSAIQYAKNNGPQKKHNELVLAFCQPAFLVEPSDTLRILDVGCGTGDFTRDGLLPCCLPCAKIVGVDVSPEMIEHARRHSEHEKIEYELLNIGGNVTEFLRRYGHFDRVYSFYCLQWLKDQSTALKNIASLLFPGGQCLLVIPASQQPAAVWNRLAQMDRWKKYSEILTKHVSKSHTMKSKKEQLAYMSAMLREAHLSPSIFVLPRLVTFEGWSEEDVIAAHMGIVPINLLVAEEEKNQLLEDVTTLVKEIHGPGSDQSLFRNYVIMATKY; encoded by the exons AAAACACGGTAAACTCTGGGCATTCGATGGCACCATCATGTTCAGAAACCAAGAGAAATGACCGATTACCACCTATGCAGCGTGCTGCCACAAATTCACCTCGTTTGTCAGCCATCCAGTACGCCAAGAACAACGGCCCTCAAAAAAAGCACAACGAACTCGTTCTTGCTTTTTGCCAGCCGGCATTTCTCGTTGAGCCAAGTGACACACTGCGGATATTAGACGTCGGATGTGGAACTGGTGACTTCACACGAGATGGCCTATTACCCTGCTGTCTACCATGCGCAAAGATAGTCGGCGTTGACGTCAGTCCCGAAATGATCGAGCACGCGAGGCGACACTCAGAACACGAGAAGATCGAGTACGAATTGTTGAACATCGGTGGAAACGTTACAGAGTTTCTCAGGCGATATGGACATTTCGACCGAGTTTATTCCTTTTACTGTCTTCAGTGGCTAAAAGACCAGAGTACGGCATTGAAGAACATTGCGTCGCTGCTGTTTCCAGGAGGGCAGTGTCTCCTCGTGATTCCCGCTTCCCAGCAACCAGCTGCTGTCTGGAACCGCCTAGCCCAGATGGACCGCTGGAAAAAGTACTCAGAG ATATTGACGAAGCACGTTTCGAAGAGCCACACCATGAAAAGCAAAAAGGAGCAGTTGGCATACATGTCGGCGATGCTACGTGAAGCCCACCTGTCACCCTCCATTTTCGTCCTGCCCAGGCTGGTGACATTCGAGGGATGGTCGGAGGAGGATGTAATCG CGGCGCATATGGGCATCGTTCCTATCAACCTCCTCGTTGCTGAAGAAGAAAAGAATCAGCTCCTTGAAGACGTCACGACGCTTGTCAAGGAAATACATGGCCCCGGATCTGACCAGTCACTTTTCCGGAACTATGTCATCATGGCTACAAAGTATTAG